One part of the Salvelinus fontinalis isolate EN_2023a chromosome 4, ASM2944872v1, whole genome shotgun sequence genome encodes these proteins:
- the LOC129853601 gene encoding CAP-Gly domain-containing linker protein 1-like isoform X1 produces the protein MSTAKPSGLKAPSKIGRPTGAPATKTSPSTAGPKVVAADKSTPGGGAVETQDGGENFQVGERVWVNGNKPGVVQFLGDAQFAPGQWAGIVLDEPIGKNDGSVAGVRYFQCEPLKGIFTRPSKLSYTEGEANGTQTAPPSRAGSPTPSTASLASHTPSVKKASTAMPATPASNLARTNSESISNLSDTGSVKKGERELKNGDRVLVGGTKAGVVRFLGETDFAKGEWCGVELDEPLGKNDGAVAGTRYFQCQPKYGLFAPVHKVTRIGFPSTTPAKAKTTVRKVVATPSGLKRSPSTSSISSMSSVTSSVSAKPSRTGLLTETSSRYSRKISGTTAVQEVLKEKQQHIEQLMAERDMERAEVAKATTHVGEVEQELTLLRDDQEQMEAKMDQLRTLVEAADKEKVELLNQLEEEKRKVEDLQFRVEEACITKGDLETQTKLEHAHIKELEQSLLFEKTKAEKLQRELEDTRVATVSEKSRIMELERDLVLRTREVDDLRLRLEAQQESEGSDSTTSPLLEEVSSLRAQLASQEDQQRVEHAGMREKLAAEEKAHSEAMAQLQVSSTKLSTDNEQLKLHISQNEKENADAIELWSSKLESAIASHQQAMEEIKVSFSKGAGSQATELVETKSALERLKVEHKQALKEAGARCVAESAARAQETGELNKQLLVVSEEKERLEESLRSSVESAEEQHLVEMEDVLVKLHTAELKVKELEEQEAKLVQQTQDRAKEVQEQVAAMEALHSQAGQGNQELQSLRTQLEETQRQACSQGNKVIELSSELEGRQQEILSLQQSLTTVQQNTGSLEQELGNVKQKLSESTDDQTKSTQTMQELLQKLGEKEGQCTSLSTESEALRSQLAGLERKLKAGEEKLDQLANDKAKLQSDISDMMKSSGDSSAQLTKMNEDLTQKERKLEELQTQLAEEKEQRARSEEQQQQEVARKEQEHQGQLSNLQEKITQLEKSLLQGEAQAKELQTSQQQALSQASEHHAKQLKELQGQADQTKQELSVSREKAQELERLVADLQPYKEKAQFLSAELDSSMQHVERLSTDLEKQISALEHMSKESSDLRAHKEKLEKQLFELQAKLSALEASHNELSVKTEELLTLRDKLTKEQEELLTTNQQLDGEKASLFREIEKLRVAVEEAQAKNESLSQSEMEHQSQIEELQKTNAEKQEVLLKYKQEIQQQETKRNQLAEIYEKTCEERNGLQEELKQSREKLISEMDSLVLERDAARNAKKSLDAKNTELQTRCQSLSLEKVDLCVKNTQLEAQKETLARDKEEMSAQINAVISDKEALQTMNTELQNQLNITKKDLEKSVRDNGELQASKMSLAKMLDESKTSSEVTDSERLHLMQEKEDLLSTQRKVCSEKDELLKEIEELKEKLRLSTQEVATSKEKVKEVLSSFAKEKEALCLQNEETEKALHSVRKEKLAMESTLEQQKMESDSLVHEKEELEEKHTKEISEKVTLTKERDKIAGEIRSMKDQLDSSSKAIDDLKQANYNLTSLLEESKQKIQKVEVEGASLKKKKYDLQAQLQKLSSEREALEKSKTELAEEHHKLKGNSEQVHLELIQQRDTLRKERDLLHSQQAELKKSLQILQKDKDDLLLQVQEVKGQTESLSKEKRLLESQQQTEATERSKLSSAKDDLSREREDLQSQLSTLTQKNTALLQAESILKAEIASVCVERDTMASEKNSLCCDLKQLKMTHTGLLGEKHSLLEENAQMQAKVQDLTQKSVTRDKAIDELSASLKDIGEERKALAREVENLKAQLKQRDQEKDGLAEDQESLFTKLEELGKEVSSLAKEKVDLLAIQSSLEKNLSSLHSSQKSGDGERSRLLEEVEKLRAAQTQLEADAQTLRAEKAGIEGQHKVSVEEASVSAKAREEIGTKLEDLKVEKDALLKERDEATQQVTQLEAQLKNILSKQLEAAESSGKTAEAVERLTQEKGRLEQEKSEAQSLLEEFRSAKQEMTSELDALKQQNSKYQEELNLQLCADNQKISSLCQEIEELKQVASVKSQSLVALQEENNKLTKEVGSSKKETSGQQKVETQQSKLNKQLQDMKQSLPNNTFRETALKKQLDEEKASLQKSIHKSSALISEKDQELETLKSEFSVLQGESATVKTLKSTVQSLEKDKSRLQERIQSLEKSLAGGQDTLTSTSGDAALNPLKEDKETSESQIEFLNSVIVDLQKKNEDLKGKLEKMAEASLNGNNARELDNYDGGFNEGPSKKKVPPRLFCDICDCFDLHDTEDCPTQMQMPDSPPHTTYHGSKDEERAYCDICEAFGHWTDSCNDDQTF, from the exons ATGAGCACAGCCAAGCCCAGCGGGCTCAAAGCGCCCAGCAAGATAGGCAGGCCGACGGGGGCGCCAGCCACCAAGACCTCCCCTTCCACTG CCGGACCCAAAGTAGTCGCAGCTGACAAGTCCACTCCAGGTGGAGGTGCAGTGGAGACGCAAGATGGCGGGGAGAACTTCCAGGTCGGGGAGCGGGTGTGGGTGAATGGGAACAAACCTGGCGTGGTGCAGTTCCTGGGGGATGCTCAGTTTGCACCAGGACAGTGGGCTGGCATTGTGTTGGATGAGCCCATTGGGAAGAACGATGGCTCGGTGGCAGGGGTGCGCTACTTCCAGTGTGAGCCCTTGAAGGGGATATTCACTCGCCCCTCCAAGCTGTCCTACACAGAGGGCGAGGCCAACGGGACTCAGACAGCACCTCCATCCCGGGCTGGGTCCCCCACCCCCTCCACCGCCAGCCTGGCCTCTCACACCCCCTCTGTCAAGAAGGCCTCAACTGCAATGCCCGCCACTCCAGCCTCCAACCTGGCACGCACAAACAGCGAGTCTATCTCCAACCTCTCAGACACCGGTTCAGtcaagaagggggagagggagctgAAGAATGGAGACCGTGTTTTG GTTGGTGGCACAAAAGCTGGTGTGGTTCGCTTTCTTGGTGAAACGGACTTTGCCAAGggagagtggtgtggtgtggaaCTGGATGAGCCCCTGGGAAAGAACGATGGGGCAGTGGCAGGAACCAG ATACTTTCAGTGCCAACCCAAGTATGGCCTGTTTGCCCCGGTCCACAAGGTCACGCGCATCGGCTTCCCCTCCACCACGCCGGCCAAGGCAAAGACCACGGTGCGGAAGGTGGTGGCCACGCCCTCAGGCCTGAAGCGCAGCCCCAGCACCTCCTCCATCAGCTCCATGAGCTCTGTGACCTCCTCTGTCAGCGCCAAGCCCAGTCGCACAGGCTTG CTGACAGAAACGTCATCACGGTACTCAAGGAAGATCTCTGGCACCACAGCAGTTCAGGAGGTGCTGAAGGAGAAGCAGCAGCACATCGAGCAGCTGATGGCGGAGCGGGACATGGAGAGGGCAGAGGTGGCCAAGGCAACCACCCATGTGGGCGAGGTGGAGCAGGAACTGACCCTGCTGAGAGATGACCAGGAACAG ATGGAGGCCAAGATGGACCAATTACGCACCCTGGTGGAGGCTGCTGACAAGGAGAAGGTTGAGCTGCTCAATCAGCTGGAGGAGGAGAAAAG AAAGGTGGAGGACCTTCAGTTTCGCGTGGAGGAAGCTTGCATTACCAAAGGAGATCTGGAG ACGCAGACCAAACTGGAGCATGCCCACATTAAGGAGCTTGAACAGAGCCTGCTCTTTGAAAAGACCAAAGCTGAGAAACTCCAGAGAGAGTTAGAAGACACTAGG GTGGCCACAGTTTCAGAGAAGTCCCGCATAATGGAGCTGGAGAGGGACCTGGTGCTGAGGACCAGGGAGGTGGATGACCTGCGGTTGCGTCTGGAGGCCCAGCAAGAGTCAGAGGGCTCAGACTCCACTACCTCCCCTCTCCTGGAGGAGGTGAGCTCTCTGAGGGCTCAGCTGGCTTCTCAGGAAGACCAGCAACGGGTTGAGCATGCCGGGATGAGGGAGAAGCTGGCAGCGGAGGAGAAGGCACACAGTGAGGCAATGGCCCAGCTCCAAGTCTCATCCACCAAGCTTTCCACTGACAACGAGCAGTTGAAGCTGCACATCAGCCAGAACGAGAAGGAGAATGCAGATGCCATAGAGCTGTGGAGCTCTAAGCTGGAATCTGCCATCGCCTCACACCAGCAGGCCATGGAGGAGATTAAGGTTTCCTTCAGCAAAGGGGCTGGCTCCCAGGCGACAGAGCTGGTGGAGACCAAGAGTGCCCTGGAGAGGCTGAAGGTGGAGCACAAGCAGGCACTGAAAGAGGCTGGGGCCAGGTGTGTGGCAGAGTCTGCAGCCCGGGCACAGGAGACGGGGGAGCTTAACAAACAGCTGCTGGTCGTGTCAGAGGAGAAGGAGCGCCTGGAGGAGAGCCTGCGGTCCAGTGTGGAGAGTGCTGAGGAGCAGCACCTGGTGGAGATGGAGGATGTGCTAGTCAAACTGCACACTGCTGAGCTGAAGGTAAAGGAACTGGAGGAGCAGGAGGCTAAGCTAGTCCAGCAGACCCAGGACAGGGCCAAGGAGGTCCAGGAGCAGGTGGCAGCTATGGAGGCTCTGCACTCCCAGGCAGGCCAAGGTAAccaagagctccagagtttgAGGACCCAGCTGGAGGAGACCCAGAGACAAGCTTGCTCACAGGGCAACAAG GTCATTGAGTTGAGCTCTGAGCTGGAGGGCAGGCAGCAGGAGATCCTCTCCTTGCAGCAGAGCCTGACCACTGTGCAGCAGAACACGGGCTCTCTGGAGCAAGAGCTGGGCAACGTG AAACAAAAACTGTCAGAAAGCACAGACGATCAGACTAAGTCAACACAAACTATGCAAG AGTTGCTTCAGAAGCTTGGCGAAAAAGAGGGGCAGTGCACATCGCTCTCCACCGAATCAGAGGCTCTTAGAAGCCAACTTGCAG GGCTGGAGAGGAAGCTaaaggctggagaggagaagctTGATCAGCTCGCAAACGACAAGGCCAAGCTCCAAAGTGACATCTCAGACATGATGAAGTCATCAGGTGACAGTTCAGCACAGCTTACCAAAATGAATGAAGACCTCACTCAGAAAGAAAG GAAGCTGGAAGAGTTACAGACTCAACTTGCagaggagaaggagcagagagcaCGTTCTGAGGAGCAACAACAGCAGGAAGTGGCCCGGAAGGAGCAGGAGCATCAGGGTCAGCTAAGCAACCTGCAGGAGAAGATCACACAACTG GAGAAGAGTTTGCTCCAGGGTGAGGCCCAGGCCAAGGAGCTGCAGACCTCTCAGCAGCAAGCCCTGTCTCAGGCCTCAGAGCACCATGCCAAGCAGCTCAAGGAGCTGCAGGGTCAGGCTGACCAGACCAAGCAGGAGCTGAGTGTCTCCAGGGAGAAGGCCCAGGAGCTGGAGAGGCTGGTGGCCGATCTGCAGCCTTACAAGGAGAAAGCCCAG TTTCTTTCTGCTGAGCTCGACTCCTCCATGCAGCATGTTGAGCGATTGTCCACAGACCTGGAGAAGCAAATCTCAGCACTGGAACACATGTCTAAGGAAAGTTCAGATCTCAGAGCTCATAAGGAAAAACTTGAGAAGCAACTCTTCGAACTCCAGGCCAAGCTCTCTGCCTTGGAGGCTAGTCACAATGAGCTCTCGGTTAAGACTGAAGAACTGCTGACTCTGAGGGACAAGCTTACAAAAGAGCAGGAGGAACTTTTGACCACAAATCAGCAGCTGGATGGAGAGAAGGCCTCACTATTCAGAGAGATTGAGAAGCTCAGAGTTGCTGTTGAGGAGGCACAGGCCAAAAACGAATCCCTCAGTCAATCTGAAATGGAGCATCAGTCCCAAATTGAGGAGCTACAAAAGACAAATGCAGAGAAGCAGGAGGTCCTCTTAAAGTACAAACAGGAGATCCAGCAGCAGGAAACTAAGAGGAATCAGCTAGCAGAAATCTATGAGAAGACCTGTGAGGAAAGGAATGGGCTCCAGGAAGAGCTCAAGCAAAGCAGGGAGAAGCTGATCTCTGAGATGGATAGCCTTGTGTTGGAGAGGGATGCAGCAAGAAATGCTAAGAAATCCCTTGATGCAAAGAATACAGAGTTGCAGACAAGGTGTCAGTCGTTGAGCTTGGAAAAAGTAGATCTCTGTGTGAAAAACACTCAGTTGGAGGCCCAGAAGGAGACCTTGGCAAGAGATAAAGAGGAGATGTCTGCTCAAATTAATGCTGTTATATCTGACAAAGAGGCCCTCCAAACCATGAATACGGAGCTTCAGAATCAGCTGAATATCACCAAGAAGGATCTTGAGAAGTCTGTCCGTGACAACGGCGAGCTCCAGGCTTCCAAAATGAGCCTGGCCAAGATGCTGGACGAGTCCAAGACCAGCAGTGAGGTTACAGACTCCGAGAGGCTTCACCTCATGCAGGAGAAAGAGGACCTGCTTTCTACCCAGCGAAAGGTGTGTTCTGAGAAGGATGAACTTCTCAAGGAGATAGAAGAGTTGAAGGAGAAGCTCAGACTTTCTACACAGGAAGTGGCTACCTCTAAGGAGAAAGTCAAAGAGGTGTTGTCATCTTTTGCCAAGGAGAAGGAAGCTCTTTGTCTCCAGAATGAAGAGACAGAGAAGGCACTACACTCCGTACGGAAAGAGAAGCTGGCCATGGAATCAACACTGGAACAGCAGAAGATGGAGAGTGACAGTTTGGTACATGAAAAGGAAGAGCTTGAAGAAAAGCACACAAAGGAGATCTCTGAAAAGGTTACTCTAACAAAAGAGCGTGACAAGATAGCAGGTGAGATCCGCAGTATGAAAGACCAGCTGGACAGCTCCTCCAAGGCCATTGATGACCTGAAGCAAGCCAATTACAACCTTACGTCCTTGCTAGAGGAATCCAAACAGAAGATCCAAAAGGTGGAGGTTGAGGGAGCTTCcttgaaaaaaaaaaagtatgatctACAGGCACAGCTGCAGAAGCTTTCCTCTGAGAGGGAGGCCCTTGAAAAAAGCAAAACTGAACTTGCAGAAGAGCATCATAAACTAAAAGGCAACTCTGAGCAGGTGCATTTGGAACTCATCCAGCAGAGGGATACCCTAAGAAAAGAGCGGGATCTCCTGCACTCCCAGCAGGCAGAGCTTAAAAAGAGCCTACAGATCCTGCAGAAGGATAAAGATGATCTGCTTCTGCAGGTCCAGGAGGTCAAGGGTCAGACAGAATCACTTTCAAAGGAAAAAAGGCTTCTTGAATCGCAGCAGCAGACTGAAGCCACTGAGCGAAGTAAACTGTCCTCTGCAAAGGATGACCtctctagagagagagaagacttaCAGAGTCAGTTGTCCACTCTGACACAGAAAAATACTGCCCTCCTGCAGGCTGAATCTATCCTGAAGGCAGAGATTGCCTCTGTTTGTGTTGAAAGAGACACAATGGCCTCTGAGAAAAATAGTTTGTGTTGTGATTTAAAGCAACTTAAGATGACTCACACTGGATTGTTAGGTGAGAAACATAGTCTGCTTGAGGAGAATGCCCAGATGCAAGCCAAAGTGCAGGACCTCACTCAGAAATCTGTCACTAGAGACAAGGCCATTGATGAATTGTCTGCCAGCCTTAAGGAtattggagaggagagaaaagcctTGGCTAGGGAGGTTGAGAACTTGAAGGCACAGCTGAAGCAGAGAGACCAGGAAAAGGATGGCTTGGCTGAAGACCAAGAGTCCCTGTTTACCAAGCTGGAGGAGCTTGGCAAAGAGGTCTCCTCCCTGGCGAAGGAGAAGGTAGACCTCCTAGCTATACAGTCCAGCCTGGAGAAAAACCTTTCCTCCCTCCACAGCAGCCAAAAGAGTGGTGATGGGGAACGCTCAAGGCTCCTGGAGGAAGTGGAgaagctgcgagctgcccagacACAGCTTGAGGCAGATGCCCAGACCCTACGTGCTGAGAAGGCAGGGATAGAGGGACAGCACAAAGTCTCTGTGGAGGAGGCGTCTGTGTCTGCCAAGGCCCGGGAAGAAATTGGCACCAAGCTGGAAGACCTGAAGGTCGAGAAGGATGCCTTGCTCAAGGAGAGGGACGAAGCCACCCAGCAAGTCACCCAGCTTGAAGCTCAACTCAAAAACATTCTTTCCAAGCAGCTTGAG GCAGCAGAGTCCTCAGGGAAGACTGCTGAGGCCGTGGAGCGGCTGACACAAGAGAAGGGCCGTCTGGAGCAGGAGAAGAGTGAGGCCCAGTCTCTGCTGGAGGAGTTCAGGAGTGCCAAGCAGGAGATGACCAGTGAG CTGGATGCATTGAAGCAACAGAATTCTAAATACCAAGAGGAGCTCAACCTCCAGCTCTGCGCAGACAACCAGAAAATCAGCAGCCTGTGCCAGGAGAT tgaggaGCTGAAGCAAGTTGCCTCTGTGAAGTCCCAGTCCCTGGTGGCCTTACAGGAGGAGAACAACAAGCTGACTAAGGAGGTTGGCAGCAGCAAGAAGGAGACCAGTGGTCAGCAGAAG GTGGAAACTCAGCAGTCCAAGCTCAATAAACAGTTGCAAGATATGAAGCAAAG CTTGCCTAATAACACCTTCAG AGAGACTGCCTTGAAGAAACAGTTAGATGAGGAGAAAGCCTCCCTCCAGAAGTCCATCCATAAAAGCAGTGCCTTGATCTCCGAGAAGGATCAGGAGCTGGAGACCCTAAAGAGTGAG TTTTCAGTGCTGCAAGGGGAGAGCGCCACAGTGAAGAcactgaagtctactgtccagTCTCTGGAGAAAGACAAGTCGCGGCTGCAGGAGCGCATTCAGAGCCTGGAGAAGAGCCTTGCAGGAGGACAGGACACTCTTACCAGCACCTCCG GTGATGCAGCTCTGAACCCATTAAAGGAGGACAAGGAGACTTCAGAGAGCCAG